The Plasmodium yoelii strain 17X genome assembly, chromosome: 8 genome includes a region encoding these proteins:
- a CDS encoding cysteine repeat modular protein 1, putative: MLVKYASIIIISWLFDAFTFRKKYEIIKLENLFKKTYAKNEQYKCFSKRVLADLIKNNQFIENKYESKKTLNYPRKINHGKKITIKNGSIHKDTKKAKYPITMFKFAEKLNFLAYTNNLELYTSLHISLKKYCYPQIARCNSKSGTCWCYNDSKMFINISNYTCLDNCGNFIPCKSPLKLESHKQIPKDYILNNRIITCVVSSIQRKLNNLCGKNQMFRINKSTYYCMPNYTIDMDIIGKYCISDIGTVISCNGFIKDIYLSFIEDFKIINKENFDDTIHNRCNEHISSNGADYVGCQNRSISGKTCLPWKTINLIQINGRRDIKHNFCRNFEKKETIYCFVRFKDFIYREFCKVKENILTNNNITYSQQNNFFFDVTMKNVSDFHIRFSNDNCNNLLSNNNRLNFYAEKNYEIYKYHEIDNEIALTIVFLKPYYRVMNHLQNGILYICACSNDYYKPEISICDDNKYYKQIGILNFTNKITNTYSNILYINENNPVFIDIFKNGIQNKELYIINADYSYQCDRLSCLENKIDVLSENILNISINHMAQKINPPLDPGKNNSYIYEYSNIFYDLKSWITNFNEKKFKPEYIIDGIKKYNILMNTRIENNDENANVKINEMLKDITIQQIRNLQKGSNIMCIKHNDNQQEYFSYIGKIIYTGIYNSRDKYILRNKNSNSNDNSIYENIIYINNSFYSIHNDLFSISPEPCSQFKEHFNNAKDLQLTIEQYYTRFKNMINRPFYYIYYKYNKHILIYFFEKKKDFSFFTLKNTLNKKKDSVNYLCQKVNHIEKFIPNCLFVYSSFHLVYYIEFAHPFYIYTIPASIHNNYIQNDKDFDILNRYFDLKNIDFISHKTKILSLWSHKNDNFVSLWLISSQSLTPFFLTKYSIYSPKYSFIYLKNQKDASTSDFKTAATFGNIDSPSISKTVNIAQIKKKINSLASLYIFSEDALMINKYETMDLFTLDMVKSIRYPGIAYISDMVTFTFNNEPFFLLLFKNNCISILNSNLDNVHISERNLYIYIPKKPIKIKCDQGDNKLTCFILYKYHKILWVDILFSFKNLVEKTQTIIKKESNNIINPILTSLKDTHKQGTGASNFLENDENEDQIKSTIYNIEVKYIYKYYEKNTEILSDISNDMVIAGKSNDYVIYISNKESNKMHIYFTDSYKKNISYYKYIKNEYIYNYNIISLSTYNFQDTTFINSHITKSTDITSAITSFAHENLIITKIKYNYKPWYIYNEKITMIPMIEGDKIQIKYFSIHYKQNKSRKDALFIDKTTGIIEIILSEDGNENLNTKIDIVNIEVVMHGLFHIYRTEIEFSIACEDGHYHKRNKCHPCGKGYYNNLNEIKKNNEKYKKCIPCGKNKTTLGKREKFEKNCLCNLGYEYIKDPNNPRQFICSPCSYGEYKDIISNELCKGNACTENASYFILDKNGIQPSQCFCNGGYYLRYDNNNDKICIKCISNHYCPKNDNYYKKCPIHNKTVERNRTDFETINSCLCEEGYEPINMKKIKDIKSRDYHYYNIFITKYPDLLNIVNNNNICMECNLGFYKNNISSDKCTKCPGRSTTTTFGSISIQDCNSCYKGYYKKKNKVCSKCLPNHFCVGKSQKNDKNNISKYAGDAIICPNYSVTLQPYENSISFKNCLCIEGYEKNFQDFYNINNHCKKAPLNFYKDTISNDLAIPCPPNSITLHTGATSIYNCICDKGFFYDTISYSCVECPHGYYCSEKDMTEKLAPPIKCPQNYTTIYKGSYNISHCVCESGYTVKTVIVDHSSANGIIESHNSAKNKIKLQTKNRTSMCVKCPQSSYKSQISNEQCHECPKNSKTLKDFNNSDIFFCLCTMGYYTDKKECKPCWFNKLYCGGEKIYQIETVIYDEIINLIQKSIGFLSEISTKKSFINTVINEYINKGLISEIHHISMMEQSSKHFGNNIQSIRKEKTDSKIHAFNIYNRLRNIITKDIKLKTPKMNKQIKKIELAKSIGNKIIANINSKLTPSSEGNPNNDADTNILSNLFYKNSENIIYIKHQILINCQRNTVIPLGVDSSQNFDDCKCKKGYYLENKNVLKNIKICNPCPEGTFKNYDGDVKKCIACPPKSTSIKGSIYPNHCFCKTGFFYSKDMCLECLEGATCNGGLYPNAMKKIKLDIENVNTIGPDDHVKPESKEGYYLDESMINVIDVSEWRFIKCPISGACLGKNKCHNTMDNYLCIECKKGYTNSFKKSKCIRCPNNIANIILLLLIYIIFCFIIIIISYLNISSGFYRRSIHSIIIKIAVNYVSSMLIVNILEDTYLKLPSYAYDVYNKMINILTSGNQKKKIISIDCLLRYYFNLTYNDSFFYTSLFFFLMPIFLMLTLTVILFVILKIYTIIQKEGINNKLNLLGMAKKENISFLVNSLEENYKKERFIMILRYIKLPDSTISDRILTFFEDMIPIYATFLFIIHAKTSLRMLQLFDCSYIRYTKKFSKYILNNSSSVQCNLKTNGYLKFFILGISGTVLWALGIPFLAFFVLYNNRHNLFYENIRIKYGFLHNGYLPNRWYWEFVVFIRKITILFVTTVIVFPSDKEKIYKLLIITFVAIFSLCIHFIFQPFDKRNFFILNKLENFSLYIWVSTIMIISVLMHVNLNEFINFVVFFFIILLHTIFFIKLLICLFYECISNIRATFHLSKVPFINSCVQMLIQIAEAKKKQEPRVFYDKCSRQLAVVLPDKASMERNRINIYAIVQNFFKKFIRSNSLQYSELNKFENQTLCTYESEDKEKKKMVKLRNYENIEEENYNNCYNEMMFRNQKTDLSNFLLKNTNLSIYGKIKNEHRMFAIEIYKELLDIFLKHVTFTYIPDTLFEFIFKISVNIWKFIDKLDKNDKIFESLNQEIDINNITQWSLERKDNYYQTEQIKKNKMYFIKNSPSNCDIVNCETYLSDCSFPFSCEDIEKEQIIKKKKKAKDEPKKLYISTEERKKLFSFFSDDLLKSRIHLSTFYFILIELKIKYFRNLPSYFYLFKLYKLLSKKREMKKLKMLNKKLEKYKKIPHYNESPINNQDNNVILKNIKKNIHLLYKEFKELSKIMNQLKHEYLNLKEDDSNQSQSSQFENE; encoded by the exons atgctgGTGAAATATGCCAGTATCATTATAATAAGTTGGCTATTTGATGCATTTACTTTCaggaaaaaatatgaaataatcaAATTGGAGAatctatttaaaaaaacatatgcaaaaaatgaacaatatAAATGCTTTTCAAAAAGGGTATTAGCTGATTTGATTAAGAATAACCaatttattgaaaataaatatgaaagtAAAAAAACGTTAAATTATCctagaaaaataaatcatggaaaaaaaattactataaaaaatggaaGTATTCATAAGGATACGAAGAAAGCTAAATATCCTATCACTATGTTTAAATTTGCAGAAAAGTTGAATTTCTTAGcatatacaaataatttaGAGTTATATACCTCATTACACATTTCACTGAAAAAATACTGTTATCCACAAATAGCTAGATGTAATAGTAAATCAGGAACATGTTGGTGCTATAATGATTCGAAAatgtttattaatattagtaATTATACATGCCTAGACAATTGTGGAAATTTTATACCATGCAAAAGCCCTTTGAAATTAGAATCTCATAAACAAATACCTAaagattatatattaaataatagaaTAATAACTTGTGTTGTTTCAAGTATTCaaagaaaattaaataatttgtgtGGTAAAAATCAAATGTTCagaattaataaatctaCATATTATTGTATGCCAAATTATACTATAGATATGGATATAATTGGCAAATATTGTATAAGTGATATTGGAACTGTAATAAGTTGCAACGGATTTATAAAAGATATCTACTTATCTTTTATAGAAGATTTTAAAATcattaataaagaaaattttgACGATACAATACATAATAGATGTAATGAACACATTAGTTCCAATGGTGCAGACTATGTAGGTTGTCAGAATCGTTCTATTTCTGGAAAAACTTGCTTGCCGTGGAAAACGATAaatttaatacaaataaatggACGAAGagatataaaacataatttttgtcgaaattttgaaaaaaaagaaaccaTATACTGTTTTGTTCGTTTTAAAGATTTTATTTACAGAGAATTTTGTAAagttaaagaaaatatattaactaATAACAATATTACATATTCACAACagaacaattttttttttgatgtaACAATGAAAAATGTTTCTGATTTTCATATACGATTTTCTAATGATAATTGCAATAATCTAttaagtaataataatagattaaatttttatgctGAAAAGAACTatgaaatttataaatatcatgAAATTGATAACGAAATAGCTTTGACAATTGTGTTTCTAAAACCATATTACCGAGTAATGAATCATTTACAAAATggtattttatatatttgtgcatGTTCTAATGATTATTATAAACCAGAAATCTCAATCTGTGATGAtaacaaatattataaacaaattggaatattaaattttacgAACAAAATTACTAATACATACtctaatattttatacataaatgaaaataaccCAGTatttattgatatatttaagaATGGGATACAAAATAAAGAGTTATATATCATTAATGCAGATTATTCATATCAATGTGATAGGCTATCATGTTTAGAAAACAAAATAGATGTGCTTtcggaaaatatattaaatataagtataaatCATATGGCCCAAAAAATTAATCCCCCTTTAGATCCTGGCAAAAATAATTCGTATATTTACGAAtatagtaatatattttatgatttaaAAAGTTGGATAACTAATTTTAATGAGAAAAAATTCAAACCAGAATATATTATAGacggaattaaaaaatataacatactCATGAATACACGcattgaaaataatgatgaaaatgctaacgtaaaaataaatgagaTGCTTAAAGACATAACTATTCAGCAGATTAGAAATTTACAAAAGGGTAGTAATATAATGTGCATTAAGCATAATGATAATCAGCAGGAATATTTTTCCTATAtaggaaaaataatatatactggtatatataattcaagagataaatatattttaagaaataaaaatagtaatagcAATGATAATTccatatatgaaaatataatatacatcaACAATTCTTTTTACTCTATtcataatgatttattttcaatCAGCCCAGAACCCTGCTCGCAATTCAAGGAACATTTTAATAATGCAAAAGATCTCCAATTAACCATCGAACAGTACTATACtagatttaaaaatatgattaatCGCCCTTTTTATTACATCTattacaaatataataaacatatattaatatatttttttgaaaaaaaaaaagatttttctttttttacacTTAAAAACacgttaaataaaaaaaaggattCAGTCAATTATTTATGTCAAAAAGTTAATCATATTGAAAAATTTATTCCGAATTGTCTATTTGTATATTCCTCTTTTCATTTGGTTTATTATATAGAATTTGCACACcccttttatatatatactattccAGCAAGCATTCACAATAACTATATacaaaatgataaagatTTCGATATTCTGAATcgttattttgatttaaaaaatatcgaTTTTATAAGCCATAAAACTAAAATACTATCTTTATGGTCTCACAAAAACGACAATTTTGTATCATTATGGTTGATTTCCTCGCAAAGTTTGACGCCATTTTTTTTGACtaaatatagtatatattcTCCAAAATATTCTTTCATATATCTAAAAAATCAAAAGGATGCGTCTACTAGTGATTTTAAGACTGCTGCCACTTTTGGTAATATAGATTCTCCATCCATTTCAAAGACCGTAAATATCgcacaaataaaaaaaaagataaatagCTTGGCAAGTCTATATATATTCAGCGAAGATGCCCTAAtgattaataaatatgaaacaaTGGATTTGTTCACCCTTGATATGGTAAAAAGCATACGTTATCCAGGGATTGCTTATATATCTGATATGGTTACATTTACCTTTAATAATgaaccattttttttattattgtttaaaaataattgtatCTCTATATTAAATAGCAATTTAGATAATGTACATATCTCTGAaagaaatttatatatatacatccCCAAAAAAcctattaaaataaaatgtgatCAAGGTGATAACAAATTgacatgttttattttatataaatatcataaaattcTTTGGgttgatattttatttagttttaaaaatttagtaGAAAAGACTCAaactataataaaaaaagaaagcaACAATATAATTAATCCAATTTTAACCAGTTTAAAGGATACACATAAACAAGGAACAGGAGCAAGCAATTTTcttgaaaatgatgaaaatgaagatCAAATTAAAAGCACAATCTACAATATTgaagtaaaatatatatataaatattatgaaaaaaacacAGAAATATTATCTGATATTTCTAACGATATGGTTATTGCCGGAAAATCAAACGATTATGtcatttatatttctaaTAAAGAATCCAATAAAatgcacatatattttacagatagttacaaaaaaaatattagttattataaatatataaaaaatgaatatatatataattataatattatatcctTATCTACTTATAATTTTCAAGATACAACCTTTATTAATTCACATATAACTAAATCAACAGATATAACAAGTGCAATAACTTCTTTTGCTCatgaaaatttaattattacaaaaattaaatataattacaaACCCTGGTATATTtacaatgaaaaaataacaatgatACCCATGATTGAAGGTGATAAAATTCAAATCAAATATTTTAGCATACactataaacaaaataaatcgAGGAAAGATGCATTGTTTATTGATAAAACAACTGGTATCATCGAAATCATTCTTAGTGAAGATGGTAATGAAAATCTTAATACGAAAATAGACATCGTTAATATAGAAGTTGTTATGCATGGactatttcatatttatagAACTGAGATAGAGTTTAGTATTGCATGTGAAGATGGTCATTATCATAAACGTAATAAATGTCATCCCTGTGGAAAAGGATATTACAACAATTTAAatgagataaaaaaaaataatgaaaaatataaaaagtgcATACCTTGTGGGAAGAATAAAACTACTTTAGGTAAAAGGGAAaagtttgaaaaaaattgtttatgTAACTTAggatatgaatatataaaagatcCTAATAACCCACGTCAATTTATATGTTCACCATGCTCTTATGGAGAATACAAAGATATTATTTCAAATGAACTGTGTAAAGGAAATGCATGCACAGAAAATGcctcatattttatattagatAAAAATGGTATCCAGCCAAGTCAATGTTTTTGTAACGGGGGGTATTATTTACGTTATGATaacaataatgataaaatatgcataaaatgcaTAAGTAATCATTATTGCCCTAAGAATgacaattattataaaaagtgTCCAATACATAATAAAACAGTAGAACGTAACAGAACTGATTTCGAGACTATAAATAGCTGTTTATGTGAAGAAGGATACGAACcgattaatatgaaaaaaataaaagatatcAAATCGAGagattatcattattataatatttttataacaaaatatccAGATTTATTAAACATAgttaataacaataatatatgtatggaATGTAATTTaggattttataaaaataatatctcTTCTGATAAATGCACTAAATGCCCAGGAAGATCAACAACTACAACATTTGGTTCTATATCTATACAAGATTGCAATTCGTGTTATAAAggttattacaaaaaaaaaaataaagtttgcTCTAAATGCTTACCAAATCATTTTTGTGTTGGTAAAtcacaaaaaaatgataaaaataatatatcgaAATATGCTGGCGATGCAATTATTTGCCCAAATTATTCTGTAACCTTGCAACCATATGAAAATAGCATTTCATTTAAAAACTGTTTATGTATAGAAggatatgaaaaaaattttcaagacttttataatataaataatcattGTAAAAAAGCtcctttaaatttttataaagatACAATATCAAATGATTTAGCTATTCCTTGCCCTCCTAATAGTATAACATTACATACTGGAGCAACCTCAATATATAACTGTATATGTGATAAGggttttttttatgatacaATATCATATTCATGCGTAGAATGCCCACATGGGTATTATTGCTCTGAAAAGGATATGACAGAAAAATTAGCTCCCCCAATAAAATGCCCCCAAAACTATACCACAATTTATAAGGGTTCATACAATATATCTCATTGCGTGTGCGAATCAGGCTATACTGTGAAAACTGTAATAGTGGATCATTCCAGTGCGAATG GCATCATAGAATCTCACAATAGtgcaaaaaacaaaataaaacttCAAACAAAAAATAGAACTTCAATGTGCGTTAAATGCCCCCAATCAAGTTACAAATCGCAAATATCAAATGAACAATGTCATGAATGTCCCAAAAACTCGAAAACATTAAAAGACTTCAACAATtctgatatatttttttgcttATGTACTATGGGATATTATACAGATAAAAAAGAATGTAAACCTTGTTggtttaataaattatattgtggaggggaaaaaatatatcaaatagAAACGGTTATTTACGATGAAATTATTAATCTTATTCAAAAATCTATCGGATTTTTAAGTGAGATATCCACCAAAAAAAGTTTTATAAATACAGttattaatgaatatattaataaaggtCTGATTTCAGAAATTCATCATATTAGTATGATGGAACAGAGCAGCAAACATTTTGGAAACAATATTCAAAGCataagaaaagaaaaaactgATAGTAAAATACAtgcatttaatatttacaatCGTTTAAGGAATATAATAACTAAAGACATAAAATTGAAAACGCCAAAAATgaacaaacaaataaaaaaaattgaattaGCTAAAAGTATAGGAAACAAAATTATTGCGAATATTAATTCCAAATTGACACCATCAAGTGAAGGAAACCCAAACAATGATGCCGATACAAACATACTATCTAACCTTTTTTACAAAAACTCGgaaaacataatatatataaaacatcagatattaataaattgcCAACGGAATACAGTAATTCCATTAGGGGTTGATTCATCTCAAAATTTTGATGATTGTAAATGTAAAAAAGGTtattatttagaaaataaaaatgttttaaaaaatataaaaatatgtaatcCATGCCCAGAAGGtacatttaaaaattatgatggggatgttaaaaaatgtattgcATGTCCTCCTAAGTCGACGAGTATTAAAGGCTCAATATATCCTAATCATTGTTTTTGCAAAACAggttttttttatagtaaaGATATGTGTTTAGAATGTTTAGAAGGTGCTACATGCAATGGAGGATTATATCCAAATgcaatgaaaaaaataaaattagatATAGAAAATGTAAATACAATAGGACCAGATGACCATGTAAAACCAGAATCTAAAGAAGGATATTATTTAGATGAAAGTATGATAAATGTTATAGATGTAAGTGAATGGAGATTTATAAAATGCCCAATAAGTGGTGCATGCTTAGGGAAAAATAAATGTCATAATACTATggataattatttatgtattgAATGTAAAAAAGGTTATACCAATAGTTTCAAAAAGTCAAAATGTATAAGATGCCCCAACAATATTGCaaatatcatattattacttcttatatatataattttttgctttattattataattatttcctACTTAAATATTTCCTCTGGATTTTACAGAAGATCTATTCattctattattataaagaTTGCAGTTAACTATGTTTCTAGTATGTTAATTGTGAATATTTTAGAAGACACATATTTGAAGTTGCCATCATACGCTTAtgatgtatataataaaatgatcaATATACTAACTAGCGgaaaccaaaaaaaaaaaataataagtatAGATTGCCTATTaagatattattttaatttgacATATAATgattcctttttttatacaagtctatttttttttctaatgcctatatttttaatgttaacCTTGACTGTCATATTATTtgtgatattaaaaatatataccatTATTCAAAAAGAGggcataaataataaattaaatttattaggAATGgcaaaaaaggaaaatattaGTTTTTTGGTTAATTCTTTGGAagaaaattacaaaaaagaAAGATTTATCATGATACTACGATATATAAAGCTTCCTGATAGCACAATATCGGATCGTATATTAACGTTTTTTGAGGATATGATACCAATTTATgctacatttttatttataattcatGCAAAAACATCTTTGCGAATGCTTCAATTGTTTGATTGTAGTTATATCcgatatacaaaaaaattttcAAAGTATATACTAAATAACAGTAGTAGCGTTCAGTGTAATCTTAAAACCAATGGTTATTTAAAATTCTTTATATTAGGTATATCTGGAACTGTTTTATGGGCTTTAGGCATACCATTTTTGGccttttttgtattatataataatagacataatttattttatgaaaatattcgCATAAAATATGGATTTTTACATAATGGATATTTACCTAATAGATGGTATTGGGAATTTGTTGTTTTTATTCGTAAAATAACTATTCTTTTTGTAACTACTGTTATTGTTTTCCCTTCggataaagaaaaaatatataagttaTTAATTATAACTTTTGTTGCGATTTTTTCTTTGtgtatacattttatttttcaaccTTTTGATAAAaggaatttttttatattaaacaaACTAGAAAATTttagtttatatatttggGTATCAACTATTATGATTATTTCAGTTTTAATGCATGTGAATTTAaatgaatttattaattttgtggttttttttttcataattctTCTtcatactattttttttataaaattactaatctgtttattttatgaatgtATTAGTAATATTAGGGCAACATTCCATCTTAGCAAAGTTCCCTTTATTAATTCATGCGTTCAAATGCTAATTCAGATTGCagaagcaaaaaaaaaacaagaaCCTCGAgttttttatgataaatgTTCACGTCAATTAGCCGTCGTACTTCCAGATAAGGCTTCAATGGAAAGGAAtcgaataaatatttatgcgATAGTTCAAAATTTTTTCAAGAAATTTATAAGAAGTAATTCTTTACAGTATtctgaattaaataaattcgAAAATCAAACACTGTGCACATATGAATCTGAAGataaagaaaagaaaaaaatggtaaagttgcgaaattatgaaaatatagaaGAAGAAAACTATAACAATTGTTACAATGAAATGATGTTTAGAAACCAAAAGACAGATTTATCCAACTTTTTACTAAAAAATACTAATCTTTCAATTTACggaaaaataaagaatgaACATAGAATGTTTGCAATAGAAATATACAAAGAATTGTtagacatatttttaaagcaTGTAACTTTTACATATATTCCGGATACCCTTTTTgagtttatttttaaaatttcagTTAATATTTGGAAATTTATTGATAAACTAGACAAAAAcgataaaatatttgaatcATTAAATCAAGAAAtcgatattaataatataacccAATGGTCACTTGAACGAAAAGACAATTATTATCAAActgaacaaataaaaaaaaataaaatgtattttataaaaaattcacCGTCTAATTGTGATATAGTTAATTGCGAAACGTATTTGTCAGATTGTTCATTCCCATTTTCTTGCGAAGATATTGAAAAAGagcaaattataaaaaaaaaaaaaaaggcaAAAGATGAAcctaaaaaattataca TTTCAACTGAGGAACGGAAAAAattgttttctttttttagcGATGACTTATTAAAAAGCCGAATTCATTTATCCACGTTTTATTTCATACTTATAGAACTGAAGATAAAATATTTCCGAAATTTACCATCTTATTTTTACTTATTCAAACTGTATAAgttattatcaaaaaaacgtgaaatgaaaaaacttaaaatgttaaataaaaagttagaaaaatataaaaaaattcctCATTATAATGAGTCACCAATAAATAATCAAGATAATAAtgtcattttaaaaaatattaaaaaaaatatacatttacTATACAAAGAATTTAAAGAACTTTCTAAAATAATGAACCAATTAAAACATGAATATCTTAATCTAAAAGAAGATGATAGTAATCAATCCCAATCTAGCCAATTCGAAAACGAATAA